A region from the Aegilops tauschii subsp. strangulata cultivar AL8/78 chromosome 5, Aet v6.0, whole genome shotgun sequence genome encodes:
- the LOC109765464 gene encoding U3 small nucleolar RNA-associated protein 18 homolog has protein sequence MTSLISQNALPKRRLEKDDSSSSDEETMGSPVASDAEAGKKPRPEDRRKERRRKKKALQARQGQEADEMRRLESSLFGNIYTPLEFGTEAGAAVPARGQGDAPLFFVDRSAGDDLPVYEEDLGSEDEVVDKGRKPAWVDEEEDSTEVDILKVARLRKLRKEADERVISGKEYEARLRGHHAKLNPFTGWADMDRKAPLRDGDSDEEEGGVDNMLRNNDELVVKGTAKLLPGMLDYSRLVDANAQDPSSGPINSVQFHRNGQLMLVAGLDKHLRFFQIDGKRNPKIQSIFVEDCPIQKAAFLPDGSEVILSGRRKFFYSFDLVKAAVSKIGPLTGREEKSLESFEISPDSRTIAFIGNEGYILLISSKTKQLIGTLKMNGNVRSLAFADGGNQLLSSGGDGHVYHWDLRTRKCMHKAVDEGSLSGLSLCTSQDSSYFATGSSSGIVNVYKRDEFLGGKRKPLKTIENLTTEMGQMKFNHDAQILAISSRKDRNGMRLVHVPSFTVYQNWPGPRFSLQYPRCLDFSPGSGFLSVGHAGGKVLLYKLHHYQNA, from the coding sequence ATGACGAGCCTGATATCGCAGAACGCGCTCCCGAAGCGCCGCCTGGAGAAGGACGACAGCAGCAGCAGCGATGAAGAGACCATGGGCTCCCCCGTCGCCTCGGATGCAGAGGCCGGGAAGAAGCCCAGGCCGGAGGATCGCAGGAAGGagcggaggaggaagaagaaggcgctGCAGGCCAGGCAGGGCCAGGAGGCCGATGAGATGAGGCGGCTGGAGAGCTCCCTGTTCGGCAACATCTACACCCCGCTGGAGTTCGGCACCGAGGCTGGGGCTGCCGTGCCGGCCCGTGGCCAGGGTGATGCTCCCTTGTTCTTCGTGGACCGGTCTGCCGGCGACGACCTGCCTGTTTATGAGGAGGACCTGGGCAGTGAGGATGAGGTGGTTGATAAGGGGAGGAAGCCCGCCTGggtggatgaggaggaggatAGCACCGAGGTGGACATCCTCAaggttgcgaggctgaggaagctGAGGAAGGAGGCTGATGAGCGCGTGATCTCAGGCAAGGAGTATGAGGCTAGGCTGCGCGGTCACCACGCCAAGCTGAACCCCTTCACTGGCTGGGCGGATATGGACCGTAAGGCTCCTCTCCGTGATGGCGACTCCGATGAGGAAGAAGGTGGAGTCGATAATATGCTTCGGAACAACGATGAGCTTGTTGTCAAGGGCACTGCTAAGCTCCTGCCTGGCATGCTGGACTACTCAAGGCTTGTTGATGCGAATGCTCAGGATCCTTCCAGTGGTCCTATCAATTCAGTGCAGTTTCACAGGAATGGTCAGCTGATGCTTGTTGCAGGCCTGGACAAGCATCTGAGGTTTTTCCAGATTGACGGCAAGAGAAACCCCAAGATCCAGAGCATATTTGTCGAGGACTGTCCAATTCAGAAGGCAGCCTTTTTACCTGACGGCTCTGAGGTGATCCTTTCCGGCAGGAGGAAGTTCTTCTACTCATTTGATCTGGTGAAAGCTGCTGTTAGTAAGATTGGACCCTTGACTGGGCGTGAGGAGAAAAGCCTGGAGAGCTTTGAGATATCACCTGATTCGAGAACCATTGCGTTTATCGGTAACGAGGGGTACATTCTCCTGATATCTTCCAAAACAAAGCAGCTCATTGGAACCCTCAAGATGAATGGTAACGTGCGTTCGCTGGCCTTTGCCGATGGTGGGAACCAGCTACTGAGCAGCGGTGGGGACGGCCATGTTTACCACTGGGATCTCAGAACAAGGAAGTGTATGCACAAGGCTGTTGACGAGGGCTCCCTATCAGGCCTTTCCCTCTGCACCTCCCAGGACAGCTCTTACTttgccacaggctccagcagcggCATCGTGAATGTGTACAAGAGGGACGAGTTCCTCGGCGGGAAGAGGAAGCCACTGAAGACGATCGAGAACCTCACGACTGAGATGGGCCAGATGAAGTTCAACCACGACGCCCAGATCCTGGCGATAAGCTCGAGGAAGGACAGGAACGGGATGAGGCTCGTGCACGTCCCGTCCTTCACCGTGTACCAGAACTGGCCGGGGCCTCGGTTCAGCCTCCAGTACCCGAGGTGCCTGGACTTCAGCCCAGGCAGCGGGTTCCTCTCGGTCGGACATGCCGGCGGAAAGGTTTTGCTGTACAAGCTGCACCACTATCAGAATGCCTAG